In one Arenibacter antarcticus genomic region, the following are encoded:
- a CDS encoding multicopper oxidase domain-containing protein — translation MKNLKCISLLILLGCQTIFGQNLYEQSREGNNDNLPVHEYTLIIKEEMVNKAGKEVKGMTVNGTIPGPTLEFTEGEYAVIYVKNEMSVETSVHWHGIIIPNFFDGVPYLTTPPIRPGETFKYEFPITQNGTYWYHSHTMLQEQSGVFGSLLINPKEKTLDYDKDLVLMLSDWTNEKPMNVLRNLKRGNEWYGMKKGTSTPLNKVIARGAFGAQLDFWRQRMEGADIADIYYPAFLVNGQQQPEYPDFKAGEKVRLRIINGSASSQFWMTFGGDMPTLISADGLNVEPIQKNKTFIAIAETYDFILTVPQNGKIEFRAMAQDGSGTATTFIGNGKVLPAEVVPKPDKIKMMQKMAKMDMKMGAHALKFRPKKDENFELKEEYGMKMDGMNMDKTGKIKMKDDKKKMDMPKDSMMNEKTDHSKMNMGMSKDSEMEDDSDIKGMDMFSEYNYDYLKSLEKTTYNKDVPVKEILLNLTGNMNRYIWSMNGVPLSETDQIKINHKEITRITLNNLTMMHHPMHLHGHFFRVINKNGEYSPLKHTVNVPPMQEVTIEFYGNEYGDWFFHCHILYHMMGGMARVISYDTPRDIRMKEYPVSKLIHETNQWYSWGMLDAASHMTEFNFTTSNIRNQFNVMTEYGWNENLEAEVTYERYLHDYLRVFGGVNIENEMEDSLDELSTTAIIGIRYLTPYLFNLDVRIDNKLRPQISLSREILIFPRTAIFGNYEYQADFGWVDDLSAGDNFVNEVVWNAGVEYFLSRNFSLFASYDNRFGAGGGLSVRF, via the coding sequence ATTAAGAATTTGAAATGCATATCACTACTTATTTTATTGGGATGCCAAACCATCTTTGGTCAAAACCTTTATGAGCAGTCCCGAGAAGGAAACAATGACAATCTGCCAGTTCACGAATACACCTTGATCATCAAGGAAGAAATGGTAAACAAAGCAGGAAAAGAGGTAAAAGGAATGACCGTAAACGGCACAATTCCAGGCCCAACTTTGGAATTTACCGAAGGCGAATATGCGGTAATTTATGTAAAAAATGAAATGAGTGTGGAAACCTCCGTCCATTGGCACGGAATTATCATTCCTAATTTTTTTGACGGTGTTCCCTATTTGACCACGCCACCCATTCGCCCAGGCGAAACCTTTAAATATGAATTTCCTATAACGCAAAATGGCACCTATTGGTATCATTCCCATACGATGTTACAGGAACAAAGCGGTGTCTTTGGTTCGCTTCTCATAAACCCAAAAGAAAAAACCTTGGATTATGACAAAGATTTGGTGTTGATGCTTTCAGATTGGACAAATGAAAAACCAATGAATGTACTGCGAAACCTAAAACGTGGCAACGAGTGGTACGGAATGAAAAAAGGAACATCCACCCCATTAAATAAAGTAATTGCCCGTGGTGCTTTTGGTGCACAGCTCGATTTTTGGAGACAGCGAATGGAAGGTGCTGACATAGCGGATATTTATTATCCTGCTTTTTTGGTAAATGGACAGCAACAGCCCGAATATCCTGATTTTAAAGCTGGCGAAAAAGTGAGGTTGCGAATCATTAACGGTTCGGCATCTTCCCAATTTTGGATGACTTTTGGTGGAGATATGCCCACTCTGATTTCTGCCGATGGTCTTAATGTTGAACCAATACAAAAGAACAAAACGTTTATTGCCATTGCGGAAACCTACGATTTTATTTTAACCGTTCCACAAAACGGAAAAATCGAGTTCAGGGCAATGGCACAAGATGGTTCAGGTACTGCAACAACATTTATTGGAAACGGCAAAGTGCTTCCTGCGGAAGTAGTTCCGAAACCCGATAAAATAAAGATGATGCAGAAAATGGCCAAAATGGATATGAAAATGGGTGCACACGCTTTAAAATTCCGACCCAAAAAAGATGAAAATTTTGAATTGAAAGAGGAATATGGGATGAAGATGGATGGAATGAATATGGATAAAACAGGCAAAATAAAAATGAAAGACGACAAGAAGAAAATGGATATGCCCAAAGATTCAATGATGAATGAAAAAACAGACCACTCAAAGATGAATATGGGGATGTCCAAAGATTCAGAAATGGAGGATGATTCTGACATAAAAGGAATGGATATGTTTTCGGAATATAATTATGATTACTTGAAGTCGCTTGAAAAAACAACCTATAACAAAGATGTTCCCGTTAAGGAAATCTTGCTGAACCTTACGGGAAATATGAACCGTTACATCTGGAGTATGAACGGTGTGCCACTTTCCGAAACTGACCAGATAAAAATCAACCATAAAGAGATTACACGGATTACGTTAAACAACCTTACGATGATGCACCACCCAATGCACTTGCACGGACACTTTTTTAGGGTCATCAACAAGAACGGCGAATATTCGCCTTTGAAGCATACGGTTAATGTGCCACCGATGCAGGAAGTTACGATAGAGTTTTATGGTAACGAGTATGGAGATTGGTTCTTTCATTGCCATATATTATATCATATGATGGGCGGTATGGCTAGAGTAATAAGTTATGACACCCCTAGGGATATAAGAATGAAAGAATACCCTGTTTCAAAGTTAATTCACGAAACAAATCAATGGTATTCGTGGGGAATGCTTGATGCAGCATCCCATATGACCGAGTTTAACTTTACAACATCCAACATTCGTAACCAGTTCAATGTGATGACAGAATATGGATGGAATGAAAATTTGGAAGCAGAAGTTACCTACGAACGTTATCTACACGATTATTTAAGAGTGTTTGGCGGTGTTAATATTGAAAATGAAATGGAAGATAGTCTGGATGAACTTTCAACCACAGCAATTATAGGAATTCGATATTTAACGCCTTATCTCTTTAATCTTGATGTGCGTATCGATAATAAATTGAGGCCACAGATTAGTTTGAGCCGTGAAATACTCATTTTCCCGAGAACCGCCATTTTCGGAAATTATGAGTACCAAGCAGATTTTGGATGGGTGGATGACCTTTCGGCAGGGGACAATTTTGTAAACGAAGTTGTTTGGAACGCAGGTGTGGAATATTTTTTATCACGAAACTTTTCATTGTTTGCAAGCTACGATAACCGTTTTGGTGCAGGTGGCGGACTATCAGTAAGATTCTAA
- a CDS encoding SHOCT domain-containing protein yields the protein MMMWWWILIPFVLVLAVFLYNRRNGQNTVKDEKPMDILDSRFAKGEISKEEYEEQKRTLNIKN from the coding sequence ATGATGATGTGGTGGTGGATACTCATACCGTTTGTACTTGTATTGGCAGTATTTCTGTACAATAGACGAAATGGACAAAATACCGTGAAGGACGAAAAACCCATGGATATTCTGGACAGCCGATTCGCAAAGGGCGAAATATCTAAAGAAGAATATGAAGAACAAAAACGAACATTGAATATTAAAAATTAA